In one Bacillus sp. Marseille-P3661 genomic region, the following are encoded:
- a CDS encoding DUF3388 domain-containing protein — protein sequence MERQEWYLEYEIVINRPGLLGDISSLLGMLSINIVTINGVEDSRRGLLILCKENHQIKRLESILNTLDNIRLIKLRIPTLRDRLAVRHGRYIHREKDDKKTFRFVRDELGILVDFMAELFKKNGHKLIGIRGMPRVGKTESIVAASVCANKRWLFVSSTLLKQTIRSQLIEEEYREDHLYIIDGIVSTKRATERHWQLVREIMRLPATKVIEHPDIFVQHTEYTLDDFDYIIELRNDYDEEISYDLVEEPLSSDSSFGFSSFDF from the coding sequence ATGGAAAGGCAAGAATGGTATCTGGAATATGAGATTGTCATCAATCGTCCTGGATTACTTGGAGATATTTCTTCATTATTAGGTATGTTATCCATTAACATAGTTACAATAAATGGTGTAGAGGATAGTCGAAGAGGATTGTTAATTTTATGTAAGGAAAATCATCAAATTAAGCGACTTGAATCGATTTTGAATACACTTGATAATATTCGTTTAATCAAGCTCCGTATACCAACACTCAGAGATAGATTAGCGGTAAGGCATGGAAGGTATATCCACCGCGAAAAAGACGATAAAAAAACATTTCGATTTGTTCGTGACGAGCTCGGGATTCTAGTTGATTTCATGGCAGAGTTATTTAAAAAGAATGGACATAAACTAATAGGAATTCGTGGAATGCCTAGGGTAGGTAAAACGGAGTCTATTGTTGCAGCAAGTGTTTGTGCAAATAAAAGATGGCTATTTGTATCGTCAACATTGCTTAAACAAACAATCCGGAGTCAATTAATCGAAGAAGAATATCGTGAAGATCATTTATACATAATTGATGGAATTGTATCAACAAAACGTGCAACCGAACGTCATTGGCAATTAGTTCGTGAAATTATGCGGCTACCTGCTACCAAGGTAATCGAACATCCGGATATTTTTGTTCAGCATACTGAATACACATTGGATGATTTTGATTATATTATAGAACTTAGAAATGATTATGATGAAGAAATATCTTATGATTTAGTTGAAGAACCTCTTTCATCTGATTCATCCTTTGGTTTTTCATCCTTCGATTTTTAA
- a CDS encoding DUF3243 domain-containing protein, translating into MSVLDNFDQWKDFLEGRLNQAKGDGIDQQTISNLAYEVGEYLAQEVEPKNPEEKLLAELWKVASEEEQHAIANMMVKLVQNS; encoded by the coding sequence ATGTCAGTACTAGATAATTTTGATCAATGGAAAGACTTTTTAGAAGGCCGTCTTAATCAAGCAAAGGGTGATGGAATTGATCAACAAACAATTTCAAATTTAGCATATGAAGTAGGGGAATACCTTGCACAAGAAGTTGAACCTAAAAACCCAGAAGAGAAGTTATTAGCCGAGCTTTGGAAAGTAGCTAGCGAAGAGGAACAACACGCTATTGCTAACATGATGGTTAAACTTGTACAAAATTCATAA
- the pgsA gene encoding CDP-diacylglycerol--glycerol-3-phosphate 3-phosphatidyltransferase, giving the protein MNLPNKITISRIFMIPIFLIFMVVPFNFGSIVVFSDTLPVAHLIGALIFIIASTTDWIDGYLARKHNLVTNLGKFLDPLADKLLVSAALIALVELQLAPAWMVIIIISREFAVTGLRLVAAGEGEVMAAGQLGKIKTVAQIIAISALLLHNVPFTAIGIPLGDIALWIAVIFTVVSGWDYFAKNKSVFANSK; this is encoded by the coding sequence GTGAATTTACCTAATAAAATTACAATCTCAAGGATCTTCATGATTCCTATTTTCCTAATATTTATGGTAGTACCATTTAATTTTGGTTCTATTGTTGTTTTTAGTGATACACTGCCAGTCGCTCACTTAATAGGTGCACTTATTTTTATTATCGCTTCGACAACTGACTGGATAGATGGATATTTAGCTCGAAAACATAACCTTGTCACTAATCTAGGTAAATTTCTAGATCCCTTGGCAGATAAGTTATTAGTATCAGCTGCATTAATTGCATTGGTAGAGTTACAGCTAGCCCCAGCATGGATGGTTATCATTATAATTAGCCGTGAATTTGCAGTCACGGGGTTAAGATTAGTTGCAGCTGGAGAAGGAGAAGTAATGGCTGCGGGACAGTTGGGGAAAATAAAAACTGTCGCCCAAATAATCGCGATTTCAGCGCTTTTATTACATAATGTTCCTTTTACTGCAATTGGAATACCACTTGGTGATATCGCTTTATGGATTGCAGTTATCTTTACTGTTGTATCAGGTTGGGATTACTTTGCAAAAAACAAAAGTGTTTTTGCTAATTCAAAATAA
- a CDS encoding helix-turn-helix domain-containing protein — protein sequence MLLLTELGKRLEEARVQKKLTLDELQTITKIQKRYLKAIEDGNYDILPGKFYARAFIKQYAEAVDLDPDMLFDEFVSEIPKSGSDVPSGLSRVHSKQATVSSTSSAVFSMLPKVLVFCLVIGVAIFIWVFMQKQDVANNSNDNSPGAAVESQEDESVTIVTSPEKIEEPKESTEEEQDSEPEPQVETTTEEIPPPVQQLVQTEQTNGTTPNTTYELKNTDVFKMDVTATQAGRSYVGIKNGIGKSFFAGEMKNGETASYDFSSEQEIELNIGRTLDVEIKINGQPFEYPIPPADKVHQKVKFIFNKEIQ from the coding sequence GTGTTATTATTGACTGAATTAGGAAAACGATTAGAAGAAGCAAGGGTTCAAAAAAAACTCACCCTTGATGAGCTTCAAACTATTACAAAAATACAAAAAAGATATTTAAAAGCTATAGAAGATGGCAATTATGATATTCTCCCAGGTAAATTCTATGCAAGGGCTTTTATTAAGCAATACGCAGAAGCCGTTGATCTAGACCCAGATATGCTTTTTGATGAATTCGTATCAGAAATTCCTAAATCCGGTTCAGATGTACCGTCGGGTTTATCTAGGGTACATTCGAAACAAGCGACTGTATCTTCAACTTCTTCTGCCGTATTTTCAATGTTACCAAAAGTTTTAGTATTTTGTTTAGTGATTGGTGTTGCTATATTTATTTGGGTGTTCATGCAAAAACAAGATGTTGCGAATAATTCAAACGATAATTCACCTGGAGCAGCGGTGGAAAGTCAAGAGGATGAAAGTGTAACCATCGTTACATCACCGGAGAAAATAGAGGAACCTAAGGAATCCACTGAAGAAGAACAGGACAGCGAACCAGAACCTCAAGTTGAAACAACAACCGAAGAGATTCCACCACCTGTGCAGCAGCTTGTTCAAACAGAACAAACAAATGGTACGACGCCTAATACTACATATGAATTAAAGAATACGGATGTCTTTAAAATGGATGTAACAGCCACTCAAGCGGGACGGAGTTATGTGGGCATTAAAAATGGAATTGGAAAGTCCTTCTTTGCGGGTGAAATGAAAAACGGTGAGACAGCTAGTTATGACTTCTCATCAGAACAAGAAATTGAATTAAACATTGGTCGAACATTAGATGTTGAGATTAAAATTAATGGTCAACCTTTTGAATATCCAATTCCGCCAGCTGATAAGGTTCATCAAAAAGTGAAATTCATATTCAATAAAGAGATACAATAA